A window of Dermacentor andersoni chromosome 4, qqDerAnde1_hic_scaffold, whole genome shotgun sequence genomic DNA:
GACCGCGGCCTCATTGTAGCGGAAGCTTCAAATGGGGGGTTGTAAGGCCAGACAACATGCGCACGGACAAATACGGTCAGAGCGGAAAACAAGCAACAAATATGTACAGACTATCCCTCGAGATCCCAATGTCTCATATTCTCCCAACTCGCTCGCGCGGAAGCAGCCGACCTTGTGCAAACTGGAATGTTCTGGATGCCACACGTATCCCACTCACTGGTCGTCCATCGACGACGGCATCGTGCCGCTGGCATCTCCGATACGCACAATGCCGTTGTTGTACGACGCACGCAAGTTCAGAGGACGCCACACCGCAACAAGTCCAGCAGAGTCCGTGGCCACCAAATGCTCATGCAGAAAGCACCGTGCAGCAGGCAACACTCGTAGCGGCGCGTACGCTGTAATGATCTCGTCTTTGCGATTCGTCGAACCCCAGGATCGGCCTGCAGCAGGCGGGACGAATAACGACATCGTGGTTGCCACGGGTCACTTGCTGTATGTACAGTTGATGGAAGTGCTGCCCGCCCACCAAGAGCCATCCTAGAAAGGACAGCACTCAAGAGTCTTGGATCTTCGGTGCGTTACCATGGGGAGCATTCTTGCACTCTCCCAGCCACTGGGCGCGCCTCGTCTTGTGGGTCTGTttggaacgaaaaaagaaacagatgcaCATGTTTACCAAGATGCACATTCTTAACGTGCAAGCAGGGCGCTGCCTTATGTATCATCGCGTTCAAATGTTGGTGGGCCACGATAGCAAGTGTAAACTAAAATTCGTTTTACTAGGTGATTCAATTGTTCTCACAAGACTAAAGGACAAGACTGACCCTCATTAGGTCAAAATTGATTTACCTCAATTAAAACGACTGATTACAAAATACAAAATGGATCGCTCTGCGATCTTGATTTTGTTTCAGCAAGGTCAGCAGACCATCACAGTAGAATTGCGCAAACTTGACAAATTTATTAACAACACATTTGTTGGCTTCCGTAGAACTGATCTGTCATATTTGTTGACAACGCATAATAATTCATGACTCAAggagaattatgtaccaactaggcccaaatgaagtgttaCTAAGATATTCAAAAGATGGCTTTGCGAAGAATGCGGATTTAGGGGGAACCAGCAATAATTTTTGTGCCGTATCGAGAAGTAAAGAAGCCTTACAGCATCCAAGTCTCTGCTCCACATTCCGTTGCAGCTGCCATTGCAGTGCGGGCAGGGACGTTGCAGGGCGTATCCTCCACACTCGCTGCAGTCCAAACAAGCCTGATCCTCCGACCAGCTCACCCCACACCTGCAATATGTACAACACATGTTTTAGTATGATTTTTCGCTGCCAATGTTTTGATACTATTTCGCATACAGTTTAAAAAAAGTCTCCACTAGCCTTGTATGACTTACTGGGAAATGTCTTTATTGTACTGGTAACATAAAAAATTTaagccacaataaaaaaaaagtgttcgcAGGCAAAATATTATCACTGTTAACCACCACATATGCCAACGGAATTTTGTGATTACAAATTCGTCAATAGCGACAAAAACCACACAGTCCTGTAAGAATTTCATTAATACGTCTCCTTTCGTACCAGCTCTCACAGCGCCTTGTTTATGAGAAATTATCCGATCCTAGCATTAACCTGGAGGGATCACTGAAAGTTCCACGAAAATTCACCGATGACATTGAGGCCGCCTGGTGCTGGCGTATCGTTTTTGTTCTTGTTGCTACCATAAATATGGCCACTTCCAGTTAACAGCTCTTATAACTACCGCATTTTATTTTGTGTTATATTCTATTTCTTggcgcctccccctcccccctttgaGTCCAAAATCTTAAGGCAAATCAAACAGGATGCTCCATACGAAAGCCGATTCATGACACTCTAATGAAGGACATTCGTCTTCTAGTACGACCGGCTCATGATGCGCAATAGAATCACGAGGAACTCACGTGAAGCAGCAGTTGTAGTCGCTCTTGAGACCCTCCAGTGTAATCGCGCCGGAGCCGTCCGACTGCAGCTGCTGTTGTGCTCGATCCTCGATGCTGTCCCAGCAGTTGTCCCGGTCTGGGCACCGCGCGAACGAGTTGTGCGAAAGTGCTACCAGCACAGGGTCCGACTTTGAATGCCGGATGCGTCGGTCTGTAAAGCAAATGAGGCGTCATAAGCGTCATTCTTGCCTTTCACAAGTGATGTGCGAATATTGTTAGCTGTTCGGAGCGAATGACAAGTGTAGGTGAAATGTAATCGCGTTCCCAAGAGCACAATGACACTGACAGCGCTAAACTATAGTACTATAATATATTATTTACTTCTTTcttatttcaatgaaatttggTCTTATCTTAGGTGTCGTCGTCAAGGTGATGCTAGCTGATGCGCCTATGTTATGGCAATGGTTCAGCGAGCAAGCGCGAAGTAGTGATTAAAAATGCATGTCATATCGTAAGTAACACCTAAATAACGATGTTCAATAAACTAAGGCACGCTCTTCAAATGGTTATGACGTTCAAGTACACTGCATTTATTTCCCCTTTACAATTTACAAGAAGGTAACGGTATAACGAGAAGCTGCAGTTtat
This region includes:
- the LOC126536431 gene encoding protein pinocchio-like gives rise to the protein MASGVIVSYPSPALHESRPAVFKKDRRIRHSKSDPVLVALSHNSFARCPDRDNCWDSIEDRAQQQLQSDGSGAITLEGLKSDYNCCFTCGVSWSEDQACLDCSECGGYALQRPCPHCNGSCNGMWSRDLDATHKTRRAQWLGECKNAPHGNAPKIQDS